From the Anas platyrhynchos isolate ZD024472 breed Pekin duck chromosome 27, IASCAAS_PekinDuck_T2T, whole genome shotgun sequence genome, one window contains:
- the MTCH1 gene encoding mitochondrial carrier homolog 1 isoform X2: MADAAPLPLEALTPPGGGPGVRPGPGRAEGAEGAEGLFVVLGAGLAAASHPLLYVKLLVQVGHEPLPPTIGRNVLGKKVLYLPGFFTYARHIVKVDGKRGLFRGLTPRLISSTLSTVTRGNVKKAFPLEDMEHVSNKDDMKTSLRKVVKETSHEMMMQCVSRVVSHPLHVISMRCMVQFIGREVKYSGVFSAIVRIFKEEGILGFFVGVVPHIVGDVIFLWCCNLLAHFINTYAVDDNFSQASVIRSYTKFVMGIAMSMLTYPFLLVGDLMAVNNCGLRAGLPPYAPVFTSWIHCWRYLSAQVREWSTHKALDFLCSFPRALALPNEYLCCTLYVLGAAVPWLQPGIPQSTHASSLLPH; encoded by the exons ATGGCGGACGCGGCGCCGCTGCCCCTGGAGGCGCTGACGCCCCctggcggcggccccggggtgaggccggggccgggccgggccgagggCGCTGAGGGCGCTGAGGGCCTGTTCGTGGTGCTGGGCGCCGGGCTCGCCGCTGCCAGCCACCCGCTGCTCTACGTCAAGCTGCTCGTCCAG GTTGGGCATGAGCCACTACCTCCAACCATTGGAAGAAATGTGCTGGGAAAGAAAGTACTGTACCTGCCTGGCTTCTTTACCTATG CCAGACACATTGTGAAAGTGGATGGGAAAAGAGGCCTCTTCCGCGGTCTTACTCCTCGCCTCATCTCAAGCACTTTATCGACTGTCACCAGGGGAAACGTGAAGAAG GCCTTTCCGCTGGAGGACATGGAGCATGTTTCTAACAAGGATGATATGAAGACTTCCCTTAGGAAAGTGGTGAAAGAG ACATCTCATGAGATGATGATGCAGTGTGTGTCTCGGGTCGTGTCACATCCACTGCATG TGATCTCTATGCGCTGCATGGTCCAGTTCATAGGCCGGGAAGTCAAATACAG CGGTGTGTTCAGTGCCATCGTCAGGATATTTAAGGAAGAAGGGATTCTGGGATTCTTCGT TGGTGTAGTCCCTCACATTGTGGGGGATGTCATCTTCCTCTGGTGCTGCAATCTCTTGGCTCACTTCATCAACACCTACGCAGTGGACGATAAT TTCAGCCAGGCATCAGTGATCCGGAGCTACACTAAATTTGTGATGGGG aTTGCTATGAGCATGCTGACATACCCATTCCTTCTCGTGGGAGACCTCATGGCAGTGAACAACTGTGG ATTGCGTGCTGGCCTGCCTCCCTACGCTCCCGTGTTCACGTCCTGGATCCATTGCTGGAGGTATCTCAGTGCCCAGGTGAGGGAGTGGAGTACACACAAGGCTTTGGACTTCCTCTGCTCTTTCCCGAGGGCTCTGGCACTGCCCAATGAGTACCTGTGCTGCACCCTTTATGTGCTCG GGGCAGCTGTTCCGTGGCTCCAGCCTGGTATTCCGCAGAGCACCCATGCAAGCAGCCTGCTTCCCCATTGA
- the MTCH1 gene encoding mitochondrial carrier homolog 1 isoform X3, with amino-acid sequence MADAAPLPLEALTPPGGGPGVRPGPGRAEGAEGAEGLFVVLGAGLAAASHPLLYVKLLVQVGHEPLPPTIGRNVLGKKVLYLPGFFTYARHIVKVDGKRGLFRGLTPRLISSTLSTVTRGNVKKAFPLEDMEHVSNKDDMKTSLRKVVKETSHEMMMQCVSRVVSHPLHAYVSVLLVISMRCMVQFIGREVKYSGVFSAIVRIFKEEGILGFFVGVVPHIVGDVIFLWCCNLLAHFINTYAVDDNFSQASVIRSYTKFVMGIAMSMLTYPFLLVGDLMAVNNCGLRAGLPPYAPVFTSWIHCWRYLSAQGQLFRGSSLVFRRAPMQAACFPID; translated from the exons ATGGCGGACGCGGCGCCGCTGCCCCTGGAGGCGCTGACGCCCCctggcggcggccccggggtgaggccggggccgggccgggccgagggCGCTGAGGGCGCTGAGGGCCTGTTCGTGGTGCTGGGCGCCGGGCTCGCCGCTGCCAGCCACCCGCTGCTCTACGTCAAGCTGCTCGTCCAG GTTGGGCATGAGCCACTACCTCCAACCATTGGAAGAAATGTGCTGGGAAAGAAAGTACTGTACCTGCCTGGCTTCTTTACCTATG CCAGACACATTGTGAAAGTGGATGGGAAAAGAGGCCTCTTCCGCGGTCTTACTCCTCGCCTCATCTCAAGCACTTTATCGACTGTCACCAGGGGAAACGTGAAGAAG GCCTTTCCGCTGGAGGACATGGAGCATGTTTCTAACAAGGATGATATGAAGACTTCCCTTAGGAAAGTGGTGAAAGAG ACATCTCATGAGATGATGATGCAGTGTGTGTCTCGGGTCGTGTCACATCCACTGCATG CTTATGTTTCTGTTCTCCTAGTGATCTCTATGCGCTGCATGGTCCAGTTCATAGGCCGGGAAGTCAAATACAG CGGTGTGTTCAGTGCCATCGTCAGGATATTTAAGGAAGAAGGGATTCTGGGATTCTTCGT TGGTGTAGTCCCTCACATTGTGGGGGATGTCATCTTCCTCTGGTGCTGCAATCTCTTGGCTCACTTCATCAACACCTACGCAGTGGACGATAAT TTCAGCCAGGCATCAGTGATCCGGAGCTACACTAAATTTGTGATGGGG aTTGCTATGAGCATGCTGACATACCCATTCCTTCTCGTGGGAGACCTCATGGCAGTGAACAACTGTGG ATTGCGTGCTGGCCTGCCTCCCTACGCTCCCGTGTTCACGTCCTGGATCCATTGCTGGAGGTATCTCAGTGCCCAG GGGCAGCTGTTCCGTGGCTCCAGCCTGGTATTCCGCAGAGCACCCATGCAAGCAGCCTGCTTCCCCATTGACTGA
- the MTCH1 gene encoding mitochondrial carrier homolog 1 isoform X4: protein MVPPAAPPPLPPWSRPCPPPPPSPLGELHPRPRRGGGGAMADAAPLPLEALTPPGGGPGVRPGPGRAEGAEGAEGLFVVLGAGLAAASHPLLYVKLLVQVGHEPLPPTIGRNVLGKKVLYLPGFFTYARHIVKVDGKRGLFRGLTPRLISSTLSTVTRGNVKKAFPLEDMEHVSNKDDMKTSLRKVVKETSHEMMMQCVSRVVSHPLHVISMRCMVQFIGREVKYSGVFSAIVRIFKEEGILGFFVGVVPHIVGDVIFLWCCNLLAHFINTYAVDDNFSQASVIRSYTKFVMGIAMSMLTYPFLLVGDLMAVNNCGLRAGLPPYAPVFTSWIHCWRYLSAQGQLFRGSSLVFRRAPMQAACFPID from the exons ATGGTCCCGCCCGCGGCCCCTCCGCCTCTCCCGCCATGGTCCCGCCCGtgccctccccctcctccctcccctctcggGGAGCTGCACCCGCGGCCCAGGCGCGGTGGTGGCGGGGCCATGGCGGACGCGGCGCCGCTGCCCCTGGAGGCGCTGACGCCCCctggcggcggccccggggtgaggccggggccgggccgggccgagggCGCTGAGGGCGCTGAGGGCCTGTTCGTGGTGCTGGGCGCCGGGCTCGCCGCTGCCAGCCACCCGCTGCTCTACGTCAAGCTGCTCGTCCAG GTTGGGCATGAGCCACTACCTCCAACCATTGGAAGAAATGTGCTGGGAAAGAAAGTACTGTACCTGCCTGGCTTCTTTACCTATG CCAGACACATTGTGAAAGTGGATGGGAAAAGAGGCCTCTTCCGCGGTCTTACTCCTCGCCTCATCTCAAGCACTTTATCGACTGTCACCAGGGGAAACGTGAAGAAG GCCTTTCCGCTGGAGGACATGGAGCATGTTTCTAACAAGGATGATATGAAGACTTCCCTTAGGAAAGTGGTGAAAGAG ACATCTCATGAGATGATGATGCAGTGTGTGTCTCGGGTCGTGTCACATCCACTGCATG TGATCTCTATGCGCTGCATGGTCCAGTTCATAGGCCGGGAAGTCAAATACAG CGGTGTGTTCAGTGCCATCGTCAGGATATTTAAGGAAGAAGGGATTCTGGGATTCTTCGT TGGTGTAGTCCCTCACATTGTGGGGGATGTCATCTTCCTCTGGTGCTGCAATCTCTTGGCTCACTTCATCAACACCTACGCAGTGGACGATAAT TTCAGCCAGGCATCAGTGATCCGGAGCTACACTAAATTTGTGATGGGG aTTGCTATGAGCATGCTGACATACCCATTCCTTCTCGTGGGAGACCTCATGGCAGTGAACAACTGTGG ATTGCGTGCTGGCCTGCCTCCCTACGCTCCCGTGTTCACGTCCTGGATCCATTGCTGGAGGTATCTCAGTGCCCAG GGGCAGCTGTTCCGTGGCTCCAGCCTGGTATTCCGCAGAGCACCCATGCAAGCAGCCTGCTTCCCCATTGACTGA
- the MTCH1 gene encoding mitochondrial carrier homolog 1 isoform X1 — MADAAPLPLEALTPPGGGPGVRPGPGRAEGAEGAEGLFVVLGAGLAAASHPLLYVKLLVQVGHEPLPPTIGRNVLGKKVLYLPGFFTYARHIVKVDGKRGLFRGLTPRLISSTLSTVTRGNVKKAFPLEDMEHVSNKDDMKTSLRKVVKETSHEMMMQCVSRVVSHPLHAYVSVLLVISMRCMVQFIGREVKYSGVFSAIVRIFKEEGILGFFVGVVPHIVGDVIFLWCCNLLAHFINTYAVDDNFSQASVIRSYTKFVMGIAMSMLTYPFLLVGDLMAVNNCGLRAGLPPYAPVFTSWIHCWRYLSAQVREWSTHKALDFLCSFPRALALPNEYLCCTLYVLGAAVPWLQPGIPQSTHASSLLPH; from the exons ATGGCGGACGCGGCGCCGCTGCCCCTGGAGGCGCTGACGCCCCctggcggcggccccggggtgaggccggggccgggccgggccgagggCGCTGAGGGCGCTGAGGGCCTGTTCGTGGTGCTGGGCGCCGGGCTCGCCGCTGCCAGCCACCCGCTGCTCTACGTCAAGCTGCTCGTCCAG GTTGGGCATGAGCCACTACCTCCAACCATTGGAAGAAATGTGCTGGGAAAGAAAGTACTGTACCTGCCTGGCTTCTTTACCTATG CCAGACACATTGTGAAAGTGGATGGGAAAAGAGGCCTCTTCCGCGGTCTTACTCCTCGCCTCATCTCAAGCACTTTATCGACTGTCACCAGGGGAAACGTGAAGAAG GCCTTTCCGCTGGAGGACATGGAGCATGTTTCTAACAAGGATGATATGAAGACTTCCCTTAGGAAAGTGGTGAAAGAG ACATCTCATGAGATGATGATGCAGTGTGTGTCTCGGGTCGTGTCACATCCACTGCATG CTTATGTTTCTGTTCTCCTAGTGATCTCTATGCGCTGCATGGTCCAGTTCATAGGCCGGGAAGTCAAATACAG CGGTGTGTTCAGTGCCATCGTCAGGATATTTAAGGAAGAAGGGATTCTGGGATTCTTCGT TGGTGTAGTCCCTCACATTGTGGGGGATGTCATCTTCCTCTGGTGCTGCAATCTCTTGGCTCACTTCATCAACACCTACGCAGTGGACGATAAT TTCAGCCAGGCATCAGTGATCCGGAGCTACACTAAATTTGTGATGGGG aTTGCTATGAGCATGCTGACATACCCATTCCTTCTCGTGGGAGACCTCATGGCAGTGAACAACTGTGG ATTGCGTGCTGGCCTGCCTCCCTACGCTCCCGTGTTCACGTCCTGGATCCATTGCTGGAGGTATCTCAGTGCCCAGGTGAGGGAGTGGAGTACACACAAGGCTTTGGACTTCCTCTGCTCTTTCCCGAGGGCTCTGGCACTGCCCAATGAGTACCTGTGCTGCACCCTTTATGTGCTCG GGGCAGCTGTTCCGTGGCTCCAGCCTGGTATTCCGCAGAGCACCCATGCAAGCAGCCTGCTTCCCCATTGA